The window ACGTCTCATCACTCGTATGATCCAAAAAGGCATTGAGCCCGACTTCGCCGAACGCGTGTTTAGCCAGATCCAGGGCTTTGCCGACTACGGCTTCCCCGAGAGCCACGCCGCAAGTTTCGCCCTTCTGGCCTACGCAACCTCCTGGCTGCGCTGCCACCACCCGGTGGTCTTCGCCGCCGCGCTGCTCAACGCTCAGCCCATGGGCTTTTACAGCCCCTCCACCATCGTCGAAGACGCGCGCCGCCGCGGCGTAGAGGTTCGCCCCATCGATGTTCACCTCTCCGAATGGGACTGCACCCTGGAGCCCACCGACACCCCGCCTTTCGACTTTGCGCTGCGCATGGGACTTCGCCAGCTGCGCGGCTTCTCTCGCCAGGCCGCCGAACGCCTCATGGAGACCCGACGTGACCGGCACTTTAAGAGCGTCGACGATCTGATGCGCCGCGCCGACCTTAGCGCCAACGACCACCAACGCCTGGCCCGCGCCGGCGCCCTCTCCTCCATCGGGGTCACTCGTCGTCAGGCCCTCTGGGAGATCACCGGCCGCCCCACAGAACTCGATACCCTCTCACTGCCGATCGACCTTCGCGATCCCGCCCCCACCTTCAAGCAGCTTAGCCGCCTGGAAGCCATTGAATGGGATCACCGCTCCTCCTTTCACAGCACCCGCGGACATCCCCTCCAGGAGCTACGCCCCCTGCTCACGGCCCAGAACCTTCCCAGCGCCGAGCAACTGAGCGACCTGCCGCACAAAACGCGCACCCACTTTGCCGCCCTGGTCATCTGCCGTCAGCGCCCCTCCACCGCCTCCGGCGTCGTCTTTATGACCCTCGAAGACGAGACCGGTCTGGCTAACATCATCATCTATCCCCGCGTCTTCGAGCGCTTCGCTGTCCTCGCCAGAACCACTCCCTTTATCGGCATCTCCGGCACCATTCAGCACGAACAGGGCGTTACCCACCTGATCGCCGATCAGCTCTGGCGCCCTCGCCTGGAGAGCGGCCCTCCCAAAGTCCGATCGCGTGATTTCCACTGATCGCATCGCCTCTGCCCTACCTCGCGGCAAGCTATCGTCGCCCTCTGGCCAGCTCCGTTGAGAGCGACATCAACGATAGCTTCCGGCGTAATAACCCCGACGCCCTCCCCTTGATCCTTCGACTTCAACTCGCTAAAAGGCACTCCGCAGGCTGTACCCCGGCCTCCATCCCACCCCTTACCCTTCTCTAAAGTTCACACAGCCGTGACAGCAAAAGCCCCCCGCTTGCGCTACACACCCCCCGTCCACCTGCGAGCCAGTCGCGCTCCCTGATATGAACTCCAGCTGAGATTTCGCTACTTTAACATCAGCAAAACGCGTCGCCCTACGGAATGACTCACTTGAGGTATCTCCCCATGTCGCATGCCCGGTCCGTACGCTCACCGCTGCTCTTTCCTCTCACGCTGCTGCTCGCAGCCTCACTGGCCCTTGGTGCCTGTGGCGACGATCCCGAACCCGAGGATCGCCCCGACGTCGAAACCGACGCAGGCCCCGACGCCGATGTCGGCCCGGACGCTGACGTCGAGCCCGATCCTGACGCCGACGTCGATCCAGACGTCGACCCCACCGATCCTCCCGAAGGCGCCATCGCCTGCGACGAGCCCATGCCCGCTCCTCCTGCTGGTGAGCGCTGCGTCGTCATCCCCGGAAGCTCCGACAACATCTTGATCCGCGGCACCATCCTGGCCGGCGACGAAATCTACCACGAGGGCTCCCTGCTCCTCGATGATCAGAGCCCCAACCGCCAGATCACCTGTTCGGGCTGCGGCTGCGCCGACGAGCCCGAAGCTCAAGACGCCACGATCATCTCCTGCCCCACCGGCGTCATCTCCCCCGGGCTTATCAACCCCCACGATCACATCACCTACTCCCTCTCTCGCCCCCAGCCCCACGGCGAAGAGCGTTTCGATCACCGCCACGACTGGCGCCGCGGACTTCGCGGACACGATCAAATCAACACCAGCCCCGGCTCCGACAACAGCCACGAGGGCATCCTCTACGGCGAGTTGCGCATGCTCTTCGGCGGCGCCACCAGCATCGTCGGGTCGGTGGGCAGCGGCAATGCCGACGGCATGTTGCGCAACCTCGACAACACCAGCTTCACCGAGGGATTAAGCGGTGTGGACGTCCTCTACCGCACCTTCCCCCTGGGCGATTCCAACGGCACGCTGCGCGCCTCCGGTTGCGACTACCCCTCCATCGACAATGAGAGCCGCCTCAGCGCCGGCACCTACCTGCCGCACCTCTCCGAAGGCATCGATCCGGAGGCCCAGAATGAGTTCCGCTGCCTCTCCGGTGCCTCCGGAAGCGATCTCATCCAGGACAACACCGCCATCATTCACGGCATCGGCCTCTCGACCCGAGACGTCGCCCTGATGGCCCAGCGCGGCGCCACCCTTGTCTGGTCAGCACGTACCAACATCGACCTCTACGGCAACACCGCCCAGGCCCCCCTCTTCAAGAAGTTCGGTGTCCCCATCACCCTGGGCACTGACTGGTCCGCCAGCGGGTCGATGAACATGCTCCGCGAGCTGCAATGCGCCGACTACCTCAACCGCCTCTACTTCGATGAAACCTTCACCGAACAAGAGCTCTGGGAGATGGTCACCGCCAACGCCGCCGACGCCATGAACGCCGGTGATCAGATCGGCCGCCTCCAGGAAGGCTACATCGCCGACATCACCATCTTCGACGGAACCGACCGCCTCCCCTACCGCTCGGTCATCGACGCCGAAATCGCCGACATCGTGCTCGTCATGCGCGGTGGCGAGCCCCTCTACGGTGACGCCGCGCTCATCGAAGAGCTCGTCGAGAGCGCCGAACTCGACGGATGCGAGATGCTTGACGTCTGCGAACGCGGCCGCCGCCTCTGCGTCGAACTCGACGCCGGTAAGTCCTTGAGCGACATCCGCTCGGCGGTCAGCTCCAACGCCTACGAGCTTTTCTTCTGCGGCGAGCCCGAAGACGAGCCCAGCTGCATGCCCTTCCGCCCCAACGAATACACCGGGCTCAGCGATACCACCGACACCTCCGGCGACGGCGTCCCCGACGCCGTCGACAACTGCCCGGCCTTCTTCAACCCCATACGCCCCATGGACGGCTCGACCCAGGCCGATACCAACGGCAACGGCCTCGGCGACATCTGCGACCCCTGTCCCTTAAGCGAAGATCCGAGCTGCACCGGTGTCGACCCCAACGACCTCGACGGCGACGGCGAAGCCAACGACACCGACAACTGCCCGGTTCACTACAACCCCGGCCAGGAGAACACCTCCGGCGATGAGTTCGGCGACGCCTGCAGCCCCTGCCCCGGCACGTTCCTTGGCGACGGCGCAGCCTGCCCCGGCTCCATCTACGACCTCAAAGACGGCAGCACCGCCCCCGGTGCCCTTGCTACCTTCGAAGGTGTCATCGTCACGGCAGTAGCCGAGGGTGAGAGCTTCTTTGTGCAGGTCGACCCCAACAACACCAATGACTACGAAGGTGCCGAGTTCAGCGGCATCTACGTCTACAACCGCGGCGGCAGCGTCCAGCCCCGGGTTGGCGATCTCATCAACCTTACCGGTTCCACCTCGCTCTTCTTCGGCCAGGTCCAGGTCGCCAACGTCGCAACTATCGAAGTCCTCGAGAGCGACTACCCGCTTCCCGCTCCCGTCGTCGTGAACCCGGCCGATATCGCCAACGATGGCTCGCTTCAAGAGGCCCTCGAAGGCGTGCTCGTCCGCGTCGAGAACGTCACCGTCACCGACAACGCTCCGGATGCAGGCCCCGGCCAGGGAAGCAACGATTTTGAGTTCGTGATCGACAGCCAGGTCCGCGTCAACAACCTCATCTACACGATCGATCCCAAGCCTGAGGTCGGCGAGGAGTTCGCCAGCATCACCGGCGTACTTCGCTGGGCCAACGAAAACTCCAAGATCGAACCTCGCTCCGAGTTTGATGTCATCTCCGGCCCGCCCTACCTGGCCACCCTTGAGCCCTCACCCCTCTTCGTCTCGGCCGACGCTGGCGTCACCACCACGGTGACCATCTCGCTTAACCGGGCCGCGGAGGCCGACACCACCGTCGCTCTGAGCTACGCGCCGGCGGGCATTGTCTCCGGCCCGCCCAGCGTCGTCATCGAGGCTGGCCAGCTCTCGGTTGATGTGGAACTCAGCTCCTCGACCCCCGACGCCGAGACGACCCTTAGCGCAACGCTTAATGAGGTCACCCTCAGCTCTTCGCTCTTCACCTACAACAGCGCGAGCGCCCGCCAGCTCGAGTCCTTCTCGGCCTCCACCGAGACGGCCTTCATCGGCGACCAGGTGCAATTTGAACTCGCGCTCAACATCCCGGCCGACGCTGCTGGCGAGACGGTAAGCATTAACCTGCTCCCCGAAACCTCCACGCTGACCTTCCCGGCCAACATCACCGTCAACGAGGGTGAACGCAGCGCCAGCTTCTCACTGACCTTCGATGAAGGCGCTGGCGACTACACCGTGGAAGTCTCCCTTGGTGGCGACACCCTCATGGTTCCGGTCTCCATCGCCGAGGCCCCCAGCGAACTCTCGGAGTCTTTTGACAACTTCAACGGACCCGGCAACACCTACGGTTCCGGTAGCTTTGCAGCCGACGCCGGATTTACCTGGAACTACACCGGTGGGCGTCTGGTCGATGACTCCACCCAATCTGATTATGCCATCGACGGCACCGGCCTGATGTTCGGCGGCAGCGGCGACAAGTCGCTCACCGCCCAGGGCATCGAAGGCGGCATCAGCTCGATTCGCTTCGATATGAAGAAAGCCTTCACCGGCGGTGCCAACCGTCAGGTCGAGGTCTTCGTCAACGGCGCCTCCATCGGAACCTCCCAGGTCTTTGGCAACGTCAGCGGTGCCGACCCGACCATCGTTGAGTTCTTCGTCGAAAACATCAACGTCGCCGGCGCTTTCGACCTGGAGATTCGCTCCATCGCCGGCGGTCAGGTCACCATCGACAACCTCGTCTGGACGGCCTACCTGCCCTGAACACCACACCGGCCCGCCATCAGGCGGGCCGGTGCTACCCACAGCTTAAACCTACCCGAAAGGGCCGCGCATACATCGCGCGGCCTTTTTTATTCCCAACTCTCGAAAGAAAGTTGCATCACGCTCACTTCAGCGCTAAGAACCTCTCGGCGGTCCGCTGTTTCCAAACTCGATGGGATACCACTCATCGCTATGACCTGAATTGCTCCCGACCGCTCTAATTTGCGATGGTGTTGACTGTGTAAACCCGGCCCTCGCCGGGTTTTTTTGATCGAGCCTCCATCCACGCTGCTCTTGTAAGTTGACCGCACAGCAGATCTTCTTGCTATGCTGAAGTCGTCTTTTGAAACTACCCTCACAGGCCCCTCCCCGATGAACGCCCACGATCACGCGCGCCCATCTGATCCGCGATCCTCACGCGATCCGCGCGCTACCGGTCGCCTGAGCGCGCTGACCTCGCCCACCGAGTTCGTCAGCCCTCCCCCTCCTCGTGAGTCATCTCGAAGGTTCAATCGCCGCCTGGCCCTTGCCTATATTCTGCTCGCGGCCCTCTGGATTCTCGTAAGCGATTCGCTGGTCAACGCCCTCTTTACCGCCCCCGCCTCCCGCGAACTCGCACAGACCCTGAAAGGCCTCTTCTTTATCATCTCCAGCGGGCTGCTTCTCTACGTGTTGTTGCGCCATCACCTCGCCGCACTCTACTCGGTAGAACGTCAGCTTGTGACCCGCGACGCTCATATTGGCCGCATCATCGACACAATGGCCAACGGCGTCGCGCTCATCGATCTTCAGGGCGCGCTCGTCGACGTAAACCCCGCCCTTTGCCGCCTGCTTCACCAACCCGCCAGCGCGCTCCTCGGCACATCCCTGGGCCCACTGAACCACCTTGACAGCCGCGAGCCCCTGGCCCTGGACCACGCACTTACGCGGGCTCGCTCCAATGGCAGCTTCGCCGCCGAACTCGCCTATCCCATCCATCACGAGCATCACGTCGAAGTCCACCTCACGCTCGCCCCCCTCTTTGATGATGATGGCCAACTTACCGGCTATGTCGCCGACTTCCTCAACATCGGAGACGTCCGCCGCGCTGAGGCGCATCTCGAAGGCATCGGCGCCGTCATTGAAGAGCTGGCCAGCGAGAGCGACATCACCACACTCGGCGACAAAGCGCTTCGTGCCGCCTCCGAACTCACCGAATTCGAGCTCGGCGAGATCGCCCTCTGCACCCCCGACGCTTCGACCCTGAGCATCATATGGAACCGCGGCTTGCCCCGCGAAGACGACGCCTCCGCAAACCTCGACTTCGCAGCGGATCTCGTGGAGAGCGGCACCCTGACCTCTCGCCACTTCCCCGACATCTCCGATTACTACCGTGACCAGGGCGTAGGCCGCGTTGCCGGCGTCCCCATCGTGCGCGACGAAAAGCCCTGCGGAGCGCTCATCATCGCCACGCGCGACGCTCAACGCCAACTCTCTCCGCGCCACATCACAATGCTCAACGCCGTGGCTCGCCAGCTCGGCGTCGCGCTGCACCGCCACGCCCTCCTACTGGAAGCGCGAACCTCGGAGGCCCGCTTTCGCGATGTCATCGACACCGTGCCGGACATCCTCTACCGCACAAGCCTTCCCGACTTCGCCACCACCTTCATCAGCCCGGCCACCGAGCGCCTGCTCGGCTACCCCGCCCGCGCCTTCTACGAAGACACCCAGCTCTGGCGTTCCCGCATTCACCCCGACGATCGTGACGTCATCACCCGCACCATCGAGCACGCCATCGCGCGTGATGAGACCTACGTTGTGCGCTACCGCAGCATCCATCGCAACGATGAACGCACCCGCTGGTTCGAAGACCGCGGTCACGTCGAACGCGACGCCGACCACACCCCGGTGGCCATCACCGGCGTCATCTCAGATATCACCGCTCAGAAGATCGCCCAGGACCGCCTCACCTTCCTGGCCTACAACGACAGCCTCACCACACTTCCCAACCGTCACGGCCTCATCGAAGCCATCGAGGCCCATATCCTCCAACACCCCGATGCCAGCGCCGCTCTCTTCTACGTCGACCTGGACCGCTTCCACCTGGTCAACGACATCCTCGGCCATGACGCTGGCGATGCCCTGCTCCTCGACGCCCGCGACCGCCTGCAATCCCTGATGCCCCCCGATGCCATCCTCGCCAGAATCGGCGCCGATGAGTTTGTCGTCTTTATGCCCTCCCCTCAGATTGACTCGCTGGAATCTCACGCCCACACCATCCAGAGCGCATTCAGTCGCCCCTTCAGCATCAAAGGCCAGGACTCTTTTTTGAGCGCCAGCATCGGCATCGCCGCTTTCCCCCGCGACGCCACCGACGCCACCACCCTGCTCAAACAGGCCCATCGCGCCCTCTCTCACGCCAAAGACATCGGCCCGGCAAACTTCTCCCTGTACGCCGGTGAGCTCGCCGAGCGCCAGCAACGCCGCCTCGCGCTGCAATCCCAACTCCATGGTGCCGTGGAACGCGGCGAGATTCGCGTCGCCTACCAGCCCATCATCGATCTTCATAGCGGCCGTATTACCGGTGCCGAAGCCCTCCTGCGCTGGACCAATGCCGAAGGCCACACCATCTCCCCGGCTGAGTTCATCCCGGCGGCCGAAGAGTCCGGCCTGATCGTACCGCTGGGCGACTGGGTCCTTGAGCGCGTCTGCCAACAAATCGCGCAGTGGCAACACGACGGCCTCGACGTCTCGGTCGCCGTCAACCTCTCGCCACTCCAATTTCTACGCAGCGACATCGTCGAACGTATTCTCGCCGCGCTCTCCAATGCGCGCATCCCGGCGGAGCGCCTCGCCCTCGAACTCACAGAATCGGCCATCCTTGCCGATCCGGAGCACACCGCCCGCGTCGTGCGCCGGCTTCGCGATCACGGCCTGCGCGTTGCCATCGACGACTTCGGCACTGGCTACTCCTCGCTGGAGCGCCTCAAACAACTCCCGGTCCAGACCCTCAAGATCGACCGCTCCTTCGTCAAAGACCTCCCCGGCGACGAGCGCGATGCCAGCATCGTGCGCTCCATCGTCACCCTCTCCCAGAGCTTTGCCATGCACGCCCTGGCCGAGGGCATCGAGACCCGGGAACAGTGGCGCCTCTTACGCACGATGGGCTGCCATTACGGCCAGGGCTTCTACTTCAGCCCGGCGATCTCGCCCGAAGCCCTCTTTCAAAAGGCCACCTCCCCTCCGGCCTGGCTTCAGCAGACCGAGCCCCTCTAACTTCCTCATTTTTAGGGCGATCCCCGGCTCAACAAGGTTTTACGCGAACCTCATCGCCGCCTTGACCGGCGACACCCCCTCGGTATACTCACGGCTAACCTACAGTATAAGCTCAGCAGGCAGCGATGTTTTCTGCCCGCGCAACGCTTCGCTGCTGCACTTGCACCTGGATTTACGCTTGCACGTCTCCCGACGTGCCAATTCACCACGAACAACACGTCGTTTTCGGCGTGTTGCGGAGGAAGGAAATGATGGGAAGCTATTCAACAAAGTTGCTCGCGTTGCTGGCCGCCGGCGGCCTCTCGCTGACGATGGCCTGCGGTGAGAGCACGGTAAACGTCCCCGGCGACGATGACCCTCGCGATCACCAGCAACCCGACATCCCCGGCACCAGCCGCCTGGAGCACGTTGAGCCTTGCGACCCCGCACAGCTTGCCTGCACCCGCACCCTGGCGGTCCAGGACTCGGCCACCATCTCGGTGCGCCTGGTCGATGCCGACGGAAACCCCATCCGCAACGCGATGATCGGCTTTGCCCTTGAAACCGTGGTCGGCGCCCAGGGCGCGACCCTCTCGGCGGCGAACGATATCACCGACGACAACGGCGTTGCCTCGACCACCGTCCGCACCGGCGGCGACCCCAACACCGCCACCGGCACCATCCGCGTAGAAGCCACCGTGGACCAGGAAGGCGTCAATGCCGTTGAATTCAACATGGGCATCAACGCCAAGGACTCCGCCTCCTACATCGTGGAGTACGAGCACAACGGTTCGGCCGTACTCGACTCCGTCGAGACTCTCTTCCTCCCCCCCACCGTCACCTGCGACGCGGCCGAAGAAGCCTTCAACCGTGACGGCCTGTGGCCCAGCGCCGACTTCGTGCGCAACGCTACCGTCAACGCCGATGGCTCCATTAACGACGTCATCCTGCCCTCGGTCGCCAACAACACCGCCTACACCATCATCGGCTCGGCGATTCAGAATGTCGGCACCCGCGAAGTCAATGTCGCCGTCGGCTGCTCCGAGAACAACCCGCCCGTACAAAACGGCGTGAGCACCGTCGTCGAGATCGAGCTCTTCGACTACTTCCCCACCATCGCCGGCACCTACCAGGTCACCCACGCCTTTGACCTGCGCAGTGGCCTTCCGCCTTCAGTCGTCGACGTGATCGACCTCATCGCCACGCTGGCCGAAAGCCCCGCGCGCTTCATCCTGGGCTGCCCGGCCACGCAGTCTTATTGTGGCGATGGCACTCGAGGACTCCTCGACTTCCTGCTCGACTACGCTGGCGATTCCCTCGGCGGGATTGGCGACACGCTTCGAGACTTACAAAACAGCTCTCTTTTTGCACTTGCGCTCGACTTCTTGGACGACACCCTGGACGGACTCCTGCCTGATTGGGTCAACGAAGGCCGCGATATCATTGGTGATGTCACGAGCATGCTCGAAGCCTTCGTTGTCGAAGGTTCCATCATCATCGACGAGCAACCTGCCATCGACCTGGCCAGCGGTCAGGCCACCGCAGTCCTTCTCCCCGAAAACAACCGCCAGCTCTGGAACGACATCGTCCTGACCTGGAGTGCGGGTTGCGAAGGCCAGCCTGCCTCCTGCTCCGAGGTTCGCATTCGTTCC of the Lujinxingia sediminis genome contains:
- a CDS encoding amidohydrolase family protein, whose protein sequence is MSHARSVRSPLLFPLTLLLAASLALGACGDDPEPEDRPDVETDAGPDADVGPDADVEPDPDADVDPDVDPTDPPEGAIACDEPMPAPPAGERCVVIPGSSDNILIRGTILAGDEIYHEGSLLLDDQSPNRQITCSGCGCADEPEAQDATIISCPTGVISPGLINPHDHITYSLSRPQPHGEERFDHRHDWRRGLRGHDQINTSPGSDNSHEGILYGELRMLFGGATSIVGSVGSGNADGMLRNLDNTSFTEGLSGVDVLYRTFPLGDSNGTLRASGCDYPSIDNESRLSAGTYLPHLSEGIDPEAQNEFRCLSGASGSDLIQDNTAIIHGIGLSTRDVALMAQRGATLVWSARTNIDLYGNTAQAPLFKKFGVPITLGTDWSASGSMNMLRELQCADYLNRLYFDETFTEQELWEMVTANAADAMNAGDQIGRLQEGYIADITIFDGTDRLPYRSVIDAEIADIVLVMRGGEPLYGDAALIEELVESAELDGCEMLDVCERGRRLCVELDAGKSLSDIRSAVSSNAYELFFCGEPEDEPSCMPFRPNEYTGLSDTTDTSGDGVPDAVDNCPAFFNPIRPMDGSTQADTNGNGLGDICDPCPLSEDPSCTGVDPNDLDGDGEANDTDNCPVHYNPGQENTSGDEFGDACSPCPGTFLGDGAACPGSIYDLKDGSTAPGALATFEGVIVTAVAEGESFFVQVDPNNTNDYEGAEFSGIYVYNRGGSVQPRVGDLINLTGSTSLFFGQVQVANVATIEVLESDYPLPAPVVVNPADIANDGSLQEALEGVLVRVENVTVTDNAPDAGPGQGSNDFEFVIDSQVRVNNLIYTIDPKPEVGEEFASITGVLRWANENSKIEPRSEFDVISGPPYLATLEPSPLFVSADAGVTTTVTISLNRAAEADTTVALSYAPAGIVSGPPSVVIEAGQLSVDVELSSSTPDAETTLSATLNEVTLSSSLFTYNSASARQLESFSASTETAFIGDQVQFELALNIPADAAGETVSINLLPETSTLTFPANITVNEGERSASFSLTFDEGAGDYTVEVSLGGDTLMVPVSIAEAPSELSESFDNFNGPGNTYGSGSFAADAGFTWNYTGGRLVDDSTQSDYAIDGTGLMFGGSGDKSLTAQGIEGGISSIRFDMKKAFTGGANRQVEVFVNGASIGTSQVFGNVSGADPTIVEFFVENINVAGAFDLEIRSIAGGQVTIDNLVWTAYLP
- a CDS encoding sensor domain-containing protein, giving the protein MLKSSFETTLTGPSPMNAHDHARPSDPRSSRDPRATGRLSALTSPTEFVSPPPPRESSRRFNRRLALAYILLAALWILVSDSLVNALFTAPASRELAQTLKGLFFIISSGLLLYVLLRHHLAALYSVERQLVTRDAHIGRIIDTMANGVALIDLQGALVDVNPALCRLLHQPASALLGTSLGPLNHLDSREPLALDHALTRARSNGSFAAELAYPIHHEHHVEVHLTLAPLFDDDGQLTGYVADFLNIGDVRRAEAHLEGIGAVIEELASESDITTLGDKALRAASELTEFELGEIALCTPDASTLSIIWNRGLPREDDASANLDFAADLVESGTLTSRHFPDISDYYRDQGVGRVAGVPIVRDEKPCGALIIATRDAQRQLSPRHITMLNAVARQLGVALHRHALLLEARTSEARFRDVIDTVPDILYRTSLPDFATTFISPATERLLGYPARAFYEDTQLWRSRIHPDDRDVITRTIEHAIARDETYVVRYRSIHRNDERTRWFEDRGHVERDADHTPVAITGVISDITAQKIAQDRLTFLAYNDSLTTLPNRHGLIEAIEAHILQHPDASAALFYVDLDRFHLVNDILGHDAGDALLLDARDRLQSLMPPDAILARIGADEFVVFMPSPQIDSLESHAHTIQSAFSRPFSIKGQDSFLSASIGIAAFPRDATDATTLLKQAHRALSHAKDIGPANFSLYAGELAERQQRRLALQSQLHGAVERGEIRVAYQPIIDLHSGRITGAEALLRWTNAEGHTISPAEFIPAAEESGLIVPLGDWVLERVCQQIAQWQHDGLDVSVAVNLSPLQFLRSDIVERILAALSNARIPAERLALELTESAILADPEHTARVVRRLRDHGLRVAIDDFGTGYSSLERLKQLPVQTLKIDRSFVKDLPGDERDASIVRSIVTLSQSFAMHALAEGIETREQWRLLRTMGCHYGQGFYFSPAISPEALFQKATSPPAWLQQTEPL
- a CDS encoding Ig-like domain-containing protein, giving the protein MGSYSTKLLALLAAGGLSLTMACGESTVNVPGDDDPRDHQQPDIPGTSRLEHVEPCDPAQLACTRTLAVQDSATISVRLVDADGNPIRNAMIGFALETVVGAQGATLSAANDITDDNGVASTTVRTGGDPNTATGTIRVEATVDQEGVNAVEFNMGINAKDSASYIVEYEHNGSAVLDSVETLFLPPTVTCDAAEEAFNRDGLWPSADFVRNATVNADGSINDVILPSVANNTAYTIIGSAIQNVGTREVNVAVGCSENNPPVQNGVSTVVEIELFDYFPTIAGTYQVTHAFDLRSGLPPSVVDVIDLIATLAESPARFILGCPATQSYCGDGTRGLLDFLLDYAGDSLGGIGDTLRDLQNSSLFALALDFLDDTLDGLLPDWVNEGRDIIGDVTSMLEAFVVEGSIIIDEQPAIDLASGQATAVLLPENNRQLWNDIVLTWSAGCEGQPASCSEVRIRSYDVGENGSAVFGNFGATMIGATALEIDKHPLTLQYGNLILAVIEKVLLPRLFADAPTPIDSLEAMLSELIDCEALAARVGDPGDTFYSAVVQACELLQDEAADTVRDYVNDSLVADSSDNFRIGSPAGEPCEIYQPAVYPPGSSASSGWPGYPLPFIQTLGTPELRCKWEAEFRFSTESQPSILDGTFYGNRSDSGN